In Amycolatopsis sp. FBCC-B4732, the genomic stretch CTGAACGCGGCGGTGGCCGCCGAGTACGGCGTCCCCGTCCTGCTCGTTTCGGGTGACGACGAAACGTGTGAAGACGCCCGTGACTACGCTCCGGAGGCGGAGCTGGTCCAGGTGAAGGAGTGCGTGAGCCGGTACGCGGCGATCTGCCTGCCGCCGGCCCGCACGGCGGAGCTGCTGACCGGCGCGGCGGCCGACGCGATGGCGCGGGCCGGGCGCGAGGAGCGGCGGGTCCGGGCGCACCGGATCGAGGTGGAGTTCGACGCGAGCCACCTGGCGCAGGCGACGGCGGTGATCCCGACGGTGGAGCAGATCGGCACCCGGCGGGTCGGGTTCGACGCGCCGGACATGACCGAAGCGATGAAGGCGTTCAAGGTCGTCACGGCGATCGCGGCGGGGGCGGTGCAGGGCATCTATGGCTGACGTCGTCGAACTGTGCGCGGACCTGATCCGGTTCGACACGACCAACCGCGGCGGCAACGACGCCGAGCCCGAGCGCCCGGCCGCGGAGTACGTGGCCGCGTTCCTGGCCGGCCTGGGGATCCCGTCTCAGCTCCTCGAAGCGGCGCCCGGGCGGGCCAGCGTGATCGCGCGTGTACCCGGCACGGACCCGTCGCTGCCGGCGCTGCTGGTGCAGGGCCATCTGGACGTCGTCCCGGCGGACGCGGCGGACTGGTCGGTGCCGCCGTTCGCGGGCGAGGTGCGCGACGGGTACCTGTGGGGCCGCGGCGCGACCGACATGAAGGACTTCGTGGCGATGGTGCTCGCCGCGCTGGCGAGCGGCGTGCGGCCGCGGCGTGAGCTGGTGCTGGCGTTCGTCGCCGATGAGGAGGACCGCGGCGAGTGGGGCGCGCACTGGCTCGTCGCCGAGCACCCCGAGCTGTTCGAAGGCTGCGTGGCGGCGATCAGCGAGTCCGGCGGCTACACCTACCACGTCCCGGCGGCCGACGGCCGTGACGTGCGCCTGTACCCGGTGGGGACGGCCGAACGCGGCACGGCGCACCTGCGCCTGACCGCCCGCGGCCGCGCCGGGCACGGTTCGCGCCCCAATGCCGAGAACGCCGTCACCCGGCTGGTGGGCGCGTTGCACCGGATCGCGGCGCACGAGTGGCCGGTGTCGCTGACCCCGGCGGTGCGGGCGTTCCTGGAACGCAC encodes the following:
- a CDS encoding M20/M25/M40 family metallo-hydrolase, whose amino-acid sequence is MADVVELCADLIRFDTTNRGGNDAEPERPAAEYVAAFLAGLGIPSQLLEAAPGRASVIARVPGTDPSLPALLVQGHLDVVPADAADWSVPPFAGEVRDGYLWGRGATDMKDFVAMVLAALASGVRPRRELVLAFVADEEDRGEWGAHWLVAEHPELFEGCVAAISESGGYTYHVPAADGRDVRLYPVGTAERGTAHLRLTARGRAGHGSRPNAENAVTRLVGALHRIAAHEWPVSLTPAVRAFLERTGAALGVPVDLSDVDATVAALGPAGSLVLPTVRTSTTPTMLDAGYKVNVIPSTATAQVDVRVLPGTEESLFAKLDELLGEGVTREFVAHQPPVQAPVDSPWFSAMADALRAEDPEAVVVPYCLGGGTDAKAFAQLGIDNYGFAPLWLPKGFPYRAMAHGVDERVPVEGLHFGTRVLSRFLATA
- a CDS encoding M55 family metallopeptidase, which codes for MRIMISADMEGATGVTWTDDVVPGSPQWDRFRRLFTGDVNAVLAGLFDAGAGDVLVNEAHSSQRNLLLEDLDPRARMLTGRHKPMSMMQGIDSGVDGVVFLGYHAGAGFDGVLSHTYLENQITGVWLDDVPASEGRLNAAVAAEYGVPVLLVSGDDETCEDARDYAPEAELVQVKECVSRYAAICLPPARTAELLTGAAADAMARAGREERRVRAHRIEVEFDASHLAQATAVIPTVEQIGTRRVGFDAPDMTEAMKAFKVVTAIAAGAVQGIYG